AAGCTGTCATCGCGCGCTGCCAGCGGGAACTACTGGCAGCCATGACCCAGTCCGCTCAACCGGAAGCAAAGATGGCTTCCCTGTTTCGCGAGCGCATCGCTCCGGCGACCTTTCCCGTTTTGGACCAGACCCTGCACAAGGCCCAGGAGGCCCTGCAGCACAACGTCAACCCGGCGCTTGTCCTGGATTGGCTGGCGCTGCAGTTCTGGCGGGCGACCCGCCGCGGGCCAGAATAAACCCTCCGGCGACCGCGGTCAGCGGTCCCACGGCCACCAGCCCCAGGCTGCCGACCAATGTCTTGAGCACTTCGGCGGCCACATAGACCAGATTGAAAAAATTGACCATGGGAATGCCCTGGGCCATGAAGGCCATAAACAGGGTCACATACCCCCCGGAGTAGGCCAGCAAGAGTGTCGTGGTCATGGTGCCGACCACCGCCCGCCCCACGTGCAGCCCGGAGCGGATGAGTTCGGTCCGGGAAATGTCCGGCTTCTTGGCCGCCACCTCCTCCATGCTCGCCGCCACATCTACAGCCAGGTCCATGACCGCTCCCGAGGCTGCCAGAAACACGGCCCCGATAAAGACCCGCTCCAGATCCAGGTGGGCGAACCCGGAATACAGCAGCGTCTCGGAAAAGGGCAGCACTGCGCCGTGGATGTGCAGGCTCTCGACAAAATAGAGCCCAAGCAGGCAACTGATGCCCACCCCCAGAATACAGCCGGTAAACGCCGTCAATCCCCGCCGATTCACCCCCGCCACGAGAAAAATGATCGCCGCCGCCAAGCCGACGACCACGGCCAGGGAGACCAGCACCGGATCAGCCCCTTTGAGCATCGCCGGGACCAGAATCTTCCAGATTCCCAGGGCAGCAAAAGCAAAGGACAACAAGGCTTTGGCCCCGGTCCAGCCGGCAAAGAGGAGCAGCAGCACCGCAAATCCTCCCAGCAAGACCATTTCTCCACCGATACGGTACTGGGCCTGTGCATTGACATACTGGATGGACCCGTCTGGAGAGAGAGTCAGCACAACCAGGGCGACGTCGCCGGGGGCGAAGATCTCGTCGCGGTCCATCTGCCCCATCAAATGGTTGCTGGCCTCGACAATATGGCCTTTCTTGGCCCCATCGAGCAGTTCCAATTCCAGTTCCTGCGTCCCCTGACTGACCATTCCGGTCTTGATCACTTCGCTGTTGTCCACTGAAAGCACTTCCCCGCGGCAGCGCACTCCTCGACTGTCGACCTGATCTTCGAATCCGGTGGGCAACAAATACAAGACAGCACTGAGCAGCACGAACCCCAGGCAGCAGATCCAATCCGCGCGGCTCTCGGGCCGCAGATAGTGGGTCACGAAATCCATATCCCCTCCCCGGAATACAGACAGGGCGGCGGAACTTGCCCGCCGCCCTGTCTGTTTCTTCGTTGCGGTACTCGGATTTAGTTGGTCGCCAGATAGACCTTGGGCGCGATGCCCATGCTTTCCATGATCTTCGTGGCGATATCGGTATTATCATACGACCCGTTGAACTGTTTGGCACCGACTCCGATGGCCGAGGTAGAGACCGGCACACCGGTGTGCTTGTAAGAAGTCCAGCCCATGCCGGCTTTTTGGTCCAGGATGTGGGTCAGGGTCACGGCCAGGGGATCGTAGCCACCATAGAGGAGGTAGGTCCGCTTGTCCTCGGAGCTGACCTTCTCCGCGCCCATGGAGCGCCCGAAGGCCTCCTTGATCTGAGCAACCTCATGGGCGGCCAGGGTCATGGGGTCTTCGGCCGGACCATCAAAGCGCAGGCCGAAATTGTCTTCGATCACCGGCTTGATGTCCGCAAAGCTCGCTTCCCCGTTTTCCTTGAAGGCCGGCAGAACCTGCTGCGTAAATTTGCGAAAGGAGATCTTCTGCTTGCCCAGGACCTCGAAATTGGTGGCGTACTTTGTACCGGCAAAACCGAGGGTCAAACCGCCGCATTCGTGGTCACCGGTGACCACGATCAGGGTTTCCTCCGGATGCTGTTCATAGAATGTGTAAGCCTCGTTCAACGCGGCATCAAAGGCCAGGGTGTCGTGAATGGCAGCGGTGGCGTCGTTGGCGTGGCAGGCCCAGTCGATCTTGCCGCCTTCGACCATCATGAAAAAGCCCTTCTCGTTGTCCAACAACTCGATGCCCTTGGCCGTGAATTCCTTGAGCGAGATGTCCTGATCCTGGCGCTGGTCCATCTCGTAGGGCAGGGCCTTGCTGTTTTGCAGCCAGTCATTCCAGGCCAAAACTTTGCCGTCAGCCGGGCCCAATTTTGCGAAGGCCGGCTTGGAATTGATCAGGGTGTACCCGTTTTCCTTGGCCAGATCGAGGGCGTTGCCGACGTAATTTGCGGAATTGTCGCGGGAGTTGTCCGGATCCTTTAACCCCCCACCGGCGAAGTAGTCGAAGCCGCTTTCCGCCAGGGCCACATCAATATCATAGTATTGGCCGCGAGCTTTGACGTGGGCATAAAAGGCCGCAGGCGTGGCGTGGTCGATGGACACCGAGGAGACAATCCCGACCTTCTTGCCCTGCTCCTTGGCCATTTCCGCCAATGTTTTCACCGGGCGCAGCTGGGTGTCCAGACCGACCACGCCGATGTTCGTCTTCTGGCCGCTGGCCATGGCCGTGGCCGCCGGAGCCGAACCGGTGATAAAGCGGTCCGCGGCATAGGTCGAGGTGATACCCTGGGCCGGGAAACTGTCCATCAACAATTCCCCTTGGATAAATTCAGCGGCTGCACTGCGCTGCGGCAATCCCATGCCGTCCCCGATAAACAAAAAGACGTACTTGGCCTGCTTGGCCAGTGCCAGACTCGGCAGCAGGGACACAACCACAAGAAACAGTGCCAGACGCAGCAGAAATTGCTTTTTGAGCATGCGCATATCTTCCTCCTTTGCGCAAAAACGACAGAACACGATACCTTCACACACGGTCTCCCTCCGCACCTCAGGCTATGGCCCGTTTCGGTGACACAGGCATGGCGCCTGTGTGCCGTTTACAAGGCCACCGTCATTCTATTGTGCTGCATTCGACACCGCACGGTCATGCACACAGTGATCATGGTGGTTACAAGGCGGACAATGGACGGGTCCACAAGTCCAGCCCTTCGTTGCCATCCTGAAAAAAGGAGACCAGTATGGACCGCGAGCAATTGCACCACATGAACACTGTACTGTCCCAGAAAAAGCAGGAATTGGAGGAGGCCATCGGCCAGATGCAAAACGACCTGGCCACCATGCCCCATAATCTGGCAGATCCTGCAGATCAGGCCACCCTCTCCACCGACCGCCAACTCGCCTTGCTTCGCCAGCAACGGCTGTTGCACCAGCTCCATGAAGTGGAGCAGGCCTTGCACCAACTCGCCAACGGGGAATACGGTCTGTGCGAGGAATGCGGAGAGGAGATCGGCGTGCCCCGGCTGGTGGCTTGCCCGAGCGCGCGGTTGTGCATCGAATGCCAGGAACAGTTGGAACGCGCCGCGTAAAAAACCATCCACTCCCGGGTACACATTCCCTGTGGCCCGGTCGCTTTACAGAAAGCATAATGATCTGCTAGCGTGAATCTTTCGCTAGGGGAGGGGAGTATATCCCCTGAGAGTCCCGACACCGATCGGGAGACCCTTGGAACCTGAACTGGGTAATACCTGCGCAGGGAAGCGAGTCGACACGTGAGTCAGACCCGGTGTCTGCCAAAACGCTGCCGTACCGCTTCCCTTTGATCAGGGAAGCGGTTTTTTTTGTGCCGCAGGGATTGCCGCCCGCGCAATCCGACCTCGGATCGCGCGCCGGGACCGATTGCCACCGGCATCGACAAGGAGGCAGCCATGAAGAAAATTTTGACCATCGCCGGATCCGATTCCGGCGGCGGCGCCGGAATCCAAACCGACCTGAAAACCATCGCTTTGTTAGGCGGGCACGGCACCAGTGTCCTGACCGCCCTGACCGCACAAAACACCCTCGGCGTCCAGGGGGTCCATCCCGTACCCGAGGCATTTATCCGGCAGCAGATGGAGTCCGTGCTCACGGACATCGGAACCGATACCCTCAAAATCGGCATGCTGGCCACCGCCGGCATCGTCCGGACCGTAGCCGAGGGGCTGCGGGCGCTCACTGCCGCCCCGCTCGTACTCGATCCGGTCATGGTCGCCACCAGCGGTGATCCCCTTCTTGCCGAAGACGCCCGTCAATCGCTGCAGGACAACCTCTTTCCCCTGGCCGCTGTGGTCACCCCCAATCTCGGCGAGGCCGAACTGCTCTGCGGCTTTCCGGTCACCGACCGGGCCGGCATGGAACAGGCGGCCGCAGCTATCCACGCCCGAGGGCCAGCCTATGTGCTGCTCAAAGGGGGCCACCTCGTCGACGATGCCGCGGACCTCCTGTTCGACGGCCACCAAGGCATCTGGTTGCCGGGCCACCGCGTAGACACGGTGCACACCCACGGCACCGGCTGCACCTACTCCGCGGCCATCGCCACTTTCCTGGCCCAGTCCGGGGATATGGTCCAGGCCGTTACCCAGGCCAAGCGGTTTATCACCCGAGCCATCGCCGCAGCCGGACCGCTGGGCCACGGCCGCGGACCGACCAACCCTTACGCCGCCGTCTTCGGAACCGACGATGCCCATGCATCCGCCTGAGCATATCGCCGTGTCCGAACTGGCCGCTCGCTATGTTGCGGACGGGAGCACGGTCTTCTCCGAGATGACCTTTGCCCTGCCCCCGGGACAATGCCTCGCCCTGATTGGGCCCAGCGGCTGCGGCAAATCGACTCTGCTCCACGTGCTGGCCGGGCTTTTGCCCACGCACGAGGGAAGTGTGACCTACGGCCAAAAGCCGGTCTCCGACCTGCGGGGCCGTGTCAGCTACATGCAGCAAAAAGATCTGCTTCTGCCCTGGCGCACTGTTGAGGACAACGCCGCTCTGGGGCTACTCATGCAGGGCCATCCCAAAAAGGCCGCCCGACAAACCGTCCGCGACCATCTCCCCGGGTTCGGGCTCGCCGAGGCCGCCGGAAGCTATCCGCACCACCTCTCCGGAGGCATGCGCCAGCGCGCGGCGCTGCTGCGCACCCTGCTGTGCAGCAAGCCGGTCATCCTTTTGGACGAGCCCTTCGGCGCGCTGGACGCCATCACCCGCCGGGCCATGCACGACCAACTTCTGCAAGTCTGGCGCGCCTTGGGGGCCTCAATCATCCTCGTGACCCACGACGTGGACGAAGCCTTGATCCTGGCTGACACCGTGCTGGTCCTCACCCCCTGCCCAGCCCAGGTCCAGACCAGTCTTGCCGTCGATTTGCCCCGCCCGCG
The sequence above is drawn from the Desulfohalobium retbaense DSM 5692 genome and encodes:
- a CDS encoding TraR/DksA family transcriptional regulator, with amino-acid sequence MDREQLHHMNTVLSQKKQELEEAIGQMQNDLATMPHNLADPADQATLSTDRQLALLRQQRLLHQLHEVEQALHQLANGEYGLCEECGEEIGVPRLVACPSARLCIECQEQLERAA
- a CDS encoding alkaline phosphatase is translated as MRMLKKQFLLRLALFLVVVSLLPSLALAKQAKYVFLFIGDGMGLPQRSAAAEFIQGELLMDSFPAQGITSTYAADRFITGSAPAATAMASGQKTNIGVVGLDTQLRPVKTLAEMAKEQGKKVGIVSSVSIDHATPAAFYAHVKARGQYYDIDVALAESGFDYFAGGGLKDPDNSRDNSANYVGNALDLAKENGYTLINSKPAFAKLGPADGKVLAWNDWLQNSKALPYEMDQRQDQDISLKEFTAKGIELLDNEKGFFMMVEGGKIDWACHANDATAAIHDTLAFDAALNEAYTFYEQHPEETLIVVTGDHECGGLTLGFAGTKYATNFEVLGKQKISFRKFTQQVLPAFKENGEASFADIKPVIEDNFGLRFDGPAEDPMTLAAHEVAQIKEAFGRSMGAEKVSSEDKRTYLLYGGYDPLAVTLTHILDQKAGMGWTSYKHTGVPVSTSAIGVGAKQFNGSYDNTDIATKIMESMGIAPKVYLATN
- a CDS encoding ABC transporter ATP-binding protein, which encodes MPMHPPEHIAVSELAARYVADGSTVFSEMTFALPPGQCLALIGPSGCGKSTLLHVLAGLLPTHEGSVTYGQKPVSDLRGRVSYMQQKDLLLPWRTVEDNAALGLLMQGHPKKAARQTVRDHLPGFGLAEAAGSYPHHLSGGMRQRAALLRTLLCSKPVILLDEPFGALDAITRRAMHDQLLQVWRALGASIILVTHDVDEALILADTVLVLTPCPAQVQTSLAVDLPRPRQVTDPAFVEHKAFLLEQLDTWSSPTCAAVS
- a CDS encoding YibE/F family protein, whose translation is MDFVTHYLRPESRADWICCLGFVLLSAVLYLLPTGFEDQVDSRGVRCRGEVLSVDNSEVIKTGMVSQGTQELELELLDGAKKGHIVEASNHLMGQMDRDEIFAPGDVALVVLTLSPDGSIQYVNAQAQYRIGGEMVLLGGFAVLLLLFAGWTGAKALLSFAFAALGIWKILVPAMLKGADPVLVSLAVVVGLAAAIIFLVAGVNRRGLTAFTGCILGVGISCLLGLYFVESLHIHGAVLPFSETLLYSGFAHLDLERVFIGAVFLAASGAVMDLAVDVAASMEEVAAKKPDISRTELIRSGLHVGRAVVGTMTTTLLLAYSGGYVTLFMAFMAQGIPMVNFFNLVYVAAEVLKTLVGSLGLVAVGPLTAVAGGFILARGGSPARTAAPANPGQAPG
- the thiD gene encoding bifunctional hydroxymethylpyrimidine kinase/phosphomethylpyrimidine kinase, translating into MKKILTIAGSDSGGGAGIQTDLKTIALLGGHGTSVLTALTAQNTLGVQGVHPVPEAFIRQQMESVLTDIGTDTLKIGMLATAGIVRTVAEGLRALTAAPLVLDPVMVATSGDPLLAEDARQSLQDNLFPLAAVVTPNLGEAELLCGFPVTDRAGMEQAAAAIHARGPAYVLLKGGHLVDDAADLLFDGHQGIWLPGHRVDTVHTHGTGCTYSAAIATFLAQSGDMVQAVTQAKRFITRAIAAAGPLGHGRGPTNPYAAVFGTDDAHASA